From Paenibacillus sp. GP183, one genomic window encodes:
- the asd gene encoding archaetidylserine decarboxylase (Phosphatidylserine decarboxylase is synthesized as a single chain precursor. Generation of the pyruvoyl active site from a Ser is coupled to cleavage of a Gly-Ser bond between the larger (beta) and smaller (alpha chains). It is an integral membrane protein.) has product MSKPLFRLLTELSSRKWVSQLTGAFAKSRASRALIPRFAKTYGIRIEEAEKHIGDYASLNDFFTRRLKPGLRPILSEPNAVLSPVDALITGMGTIQQGMLLGVKGQDYTIDDLLNRSPRTINYKNGFYFVLYLSPTDYHRIHAPITGEILEKEHVPGKVYPVNDFGLRFMTRVLSRNERLITFIQHEAAEVAVVKVGALNVSSIQYVEPLPHHLEKGQELAYFEFGSTVVLLLEENTFNPRTDLSVGSKVRVGEELGVFIH; this is encoded by the coding sequence ATGTCGAAACCGTTGTTTCGCCTGCTGACCGAGCTTTCCTCTCGCAAGTGGGTATCGCAGCTAACAGGAGCATTTGCGAAATCCAGAGCTAGCCGAGCCCTTATTCCCCGTTTTGCCAAAACTTACGGAATCCGAATCGAGGAAGCGGAAAAGCATATTGGCGATTACGCTTCTTTGAATGATTTTTTTACCAGAAGGCTGAAGCCGGGGCTTCGCCCCATATTAAGCGAGCCTAATGCTGTACTTAGTCCCGTCGATGCCCTTATAACAGGTATGGGCACCATTCAGCAGGGCATGCTGCTCGGAGTGAAGGGCCAAGATTATACCATCGATGATCTGCTCAACCGCTCGCCGAGAACAATCAATTACAAAAACGGCTTTTACTTTGTGCTATATTTGAGCCCGACCGATTATCATCGTATCCATGCTCCCATCACAGGTGAGATTTTGGAGAAGGAGCATGTACCGGGTAAAGTATATCCCGTTAATGATTTCGGTCTTCGTTTTATGACCAGAGTGCTCAGCCGTAATGAAAGACTGATTACTTTTATTCAGCATGAAGCTGCCGAAGTGGCTGTTGTTAAGGTTGGAGCTTTGAATGTAAGCAGTATTCAGTATGTCGAGCCCCTGCCCCATCACCTCGAAAAAGGCCAGGAGCTGGCTTACTTTGAATTTGGTTCCACAGTCGTTCTGCTTCTTGAGGAGAACACATTCAATCCAAGAACGGATCTATCCGTAGGAAGCAAGGTAAGAGTGGGTGAGGAGCTTGGCGTCTTTATTCATTAA
- the nagZ gene encoding beta-N-acetylhexosaminidase — protein sequence MKIKRAFIGLSVLCAIMLCSCSRTPGGIAPAGSPNGQASSQLPTATPASGSSDLSQSSRPDASTATSPAKPPALTQESIQIKLKQMTANEKIGQMVLAGIDGTTMNAQTKALIQDYQAGGIIFYKVNLANTRQATELINSLKDTNSRNSTPLWLSLDEEGGRVSRLPDELHKFPTNAVIGQANNEKFSFAAGSTIGLELRAYGLNMDFAPVLDINSNPNNPVIGNRSFGANAKVVSRLGVQTMNGLQSQSIVSVVKHFPGHGDTSIDSHIDLPVVQHDLNRLRSLELVPFAEAIKNKADAVMVAHILLPKIDATNPASFSKTIITGILRKELGFQGLVISDDMTMGAIATNYELGEAAVKAVLAGVDVILVGHEYEKEVKVILALRQAVKDKRISMDQLNTSVTRILTLKSKYGISDQKITEPNVAKLNAEVDKVMKLIQ from the coding sequence ATGAAAATAAAGCGTGCTTTCATTGGTTTGTCGGTGCTCTGTGCGATAATGCTTTGTTCATGCTCTCGCACGCCAGGCGGTATAGCGCCTGCCGGTTCGCCGAATGGCCAAGCTTCATCTCAACTGCCAACAGCTACGCCTGCCTCTGGATCTTCCGATTTGTCTCAGTCATCCAGACCTGACGCTTCGACGGCTACAAGCCCAGCCAAACCTCCGGCATTGACTCAGGAGTCGATTCAAATAAAGCTGAAGCAAATGACCGCGAATGAAAAAATCGGGCAAATGGTATTGGCAGGAATAGACGGCACAACAATGAATGCCCAAACAAAAGCGCTCATCCAGGACTACCAAGCAGGCGGCATTATTTTTTACAAGGTTAATCTGGCCAATACCCGGCAAGCGACAGAATTGATCAATTCCTTGAAGGACACGAATTCGCGAAATTCAACCCCATTATGGCTTAGTCTGGACGAGGAAGGTGGAAGGGTTTCCCGTCTACCGGATGAGCTCCATAAATTTCCGACGAATGCGGTGATTGGTCAAGCAAATAACGAGAAATTTTCTTTTGCCGCGGGCAGCACCATAGGCTTGGAATTAAGAGCATACGGCCTGAATATGGATTTTGCGCCGGTTCTTGATATCAACAGCAATCCGAATAACCCGGTGATTGGGAATCGTTCATTCGGTGCGAATGCCAAGGTCGTCAGCAGGCTGGGTGTTCAGACCATGAATGGCCTCCAGTCACAGAGCATAGTTTCTGTTGTGAAGCATTTTCCTGGACATGGCGATACCTCAATAGATTCACATATTGATCTTCCTGTCGTGCAGCACGATCTGAATCGGTTGCGTTCTCTGGAGCTGGTTCCCTTTGCTGAAGCCATTAAAAACAAAGCGGATGCGGTCATGGTCGCCCATATCCTGCTGCCGAAAATAGATGCAACAAATCCAGCCTCTTTTTCCAAAACCATCATCACCGGCATTCTGCGCAAGGAGCTTGGTTTTCAGGGATTAGTCATTTCGGATGATATGACCATGGGGGCCATCGCCACAAATTACGAGCTCGGCGAAGCTGCGGTTAAAGCTGTGCTGGCCGGCGTGGATGTGATTTTGGTAGGCCATGAGTATGAGAAAGAGGTGAAAGTGATCCTGGCGCTGCGGCAAGCGGTGAAGGATAAACGAATATCCATGGATCAGTTGAATACAAGCGTTACTCGCATTCTAACGCTGAAGAGCAAGTACGGAATTTCGGATCAAAAAATAACAGAACCGAATGTCGCCAAGCTGAATGCAGAAGTAGATAAGGTAATGAAATTAATCCAATAA
- a CDS encoding CotS family spore coat protein — MSDKLISLARQVMTSYNIVPVSIRLIESGGMKTVWKVETSKGPFCLKRLRSGLEKVHFSIQAQQFLMEKKANVPAIIKTKGGTPYVSKNGHIFVLYDWVIGKKPHFSQGRDLKKAIEGLAVFHKKSLGFRPKTACRESSKWSRWPSQYHSMLERFKSWKTSRRSPRLVHILQQHIDTVIGQGEKATQLLLKSNYPQWTGTKARKGLCHQDFSENNVLFTRDGAVVLDLDSVTYDVPARDLRKMILKEMVKEGKWDSALFKNIISWYTAVHPLTTEQLRVVYIDCLFPHLFHETAKKPFHKNEFLPASKLKLAIKIEKSKTNALLKLI; from the coding sequence TTGAGCGACAAATTGATTTCCCTGGCGCGGCAGGTCATGACCTCTTACAATATCGTCCCTGTTTCGATTCGTTTGATTGAAAGCGGAGGAATGAAAACCGTTTGGAAAGTAGAAACTTCAAAGGGCCCGTTCTGTTTGAAACGGCTTCGTTCCGGTCTGGAAAAGGTACATTTCTCGATCCAGGCGCAGCAATTTTTAATGGAGAAAAAGGCTAACGTACCGGCCATTATCAAAACGAAAGGCGGGACGCCATACGTAAGCAAAAACGGACATATCTTCGTGCTGTACGATTGGGTCATTGGAAAAAAGCCGCATTTTTCCCAGGGTAGGGACTTGAAAAAAGCGATTGAAGGCTTGGCCGTCTTTCATAAAAAATCACTAGGCTTCCGCCCCAAAACGGCTTGCCGTGAATCGAGCAAATGGTCGAGATGGCCCAGCCAATATCATTCGATGCTGGAACGCTTCAAATCATGGAAAACGTCACGGCGCTCGCCGCGGTTAGTTCACATATTGCAGCAGCACATCGATACTGTCATTGGTCAAGGGGAAAAAGCGACACAGCTTCTGCTCAAATCGAATTATCCCCAGTGGACGGGAACAAAAGCACGGAAAGGGCTGTGCCACCAGGATTTCAGCGAAAATAACGTGCTCTTTACTCGCGATGGAGCCGTCGTTCTCGATCTGGACAGTGTAACCTACGATGTTCCGGCGCGGGATTTGCGGAAAATGATTTTGAAAGAAATGGTGAAGGAAGGGAAATGGGATTCCGCTTTGTTTAAAAATATCATTTCCTGGTACACGGCTGTGCATCCTTTAACAACTGAGCAATTAAGGGTGGTTTATATAGACTGCCTGTTTCCCCACCTGTTCCACGAGACTGCGAAAAAACCGTTTCATAAAAACGAATTTCTTCCTGCGTCGAAGCTCAAGCTCGCGATCAAAATCGAAAAGAGCAAAACGAACGCTCTGCTTAAACTGATTTAA
- a CDS encoding CotS family spore coat protein, with the protein MSDSAQKEPIREILKAYPFQVKGIKMISYKGKKGVWSVLTNKGNKILKKSPAQKAGRVQFICKAVRHLRARGIELPAVIPTRSGSDFAERQGAFYVLSEAYRGKSPEYDNSSDLAAIMKAMGKFHKASRGFSYKGESGQREHLGKWEKSYVKHLDELRNFKSLAAKNNSPFCKLFLKHVDRFIAEGNKALNIIRGSAYTNWVRKVNSEKNICHQDFASGNLLKTKQSMAIIDTDSFTYDLPARDLRKILNKVMKKKGWNRAKTISMLRAYQSVHPLTSDEYKVLYADLLFPYLYYGIGSKYFKSRTGEWSSAKSLEKLKLMIRAELSKNKVLDKWTGITNAATQGKD; encoded by the coding sequence ATGAGTGACTCCGCGCAAAAAGAGCCCATTCGTGAAATTCTCAAAGCGTACCCTTTCCAGGTGAAAGGAATTAAAATGATCTCTTACAAAGGGAAAAAAGGAGTTTGGTCCGTTCTCACCAACAAGGGGAATAAAATTTTGAAAAAATCTCCGGCACAGAAGGCGGGACGGGTGCAATTTATTTGTAAAGCAGTGCGGCATTTACGAGCTCGCGGCATTGAGCTGCCTGCTGTCATCCCGACCCGCTCTGGCAGCGATTTTGCCGAACGTCAAGGCGCGTTTTATGTACTTTCCGAGGCCTATCGGGGCAAATCGCCGGAATACGATAACTCCAGCGACCTCGCGGCCATCATGAAGGCGATGGGCAAATTTCATAAGGCCTCTAGAGGATTTTCCTACAAAGGAGAATCAGGGCAGCGGGAGCATCTTGGCAAATGGGAAAAAAGTTACGTGAAGCACCTCGATGAACTGCGGAATTTCAAGTCCCTGGCGGCAAAAAATAACAGCCCCTTCTGCAAATTGTTCCTTAAGCATGTGGATCGCTTTATTGCCGAAGGGAACAAAGCGCTGAACATCATTCGCGGCAGCGCATATACCAACTGGGTGCGCAAGGTGAACAGCGAAAAAAACATATGCCATCAGGATTTCGCCTCGGGAAATTTGCTCAAAACGAAACAGTCCATGGCGATCATCGATACGGACTCCTTCACTTACGATCTTCCTGCCAGAGACCTGAGAAAGATTTTAAACAAAGTGATGAAGAAAAAAGGCTGGAATCGCGCGAAAACAATAAGCATGCTGCGCGCCTATCAATCGGTTCACCCCCTTACTTCGGATGAATACAAGGTACTGTACGCGGACCTCCTTTTCCCGTATCTTTATTACGGAATCGGCAGCAAATACTTCAAGAGTAGAACGGGGGAATGGAGCTCCGCCAAATCGCTGGAAAAGCTGAAGCTGATGATTCGCGCGGAGCTGTCCAAAAATAAGGTTCTGGACAAATGGACCGGCATCACGAATGCAGCTACGCAGGGAAAGGACTGA
- a CDS encoding glycosyltransferase family 4 protein — MKLALICTEKLPSPAIKGGAIQIMIDGVAPFLSKKHQLTIYSITDPKLARKGKHNGISYIRFPSGSFVSSVAKSLAAEKFDVVHIFNRPKNAIMFKKAAPQSRFVVSLHNEMFAPKKLTHAQGKKVLASVDKIMTVSNYMGRTVTRRFTQAKSLVKTVYSGLNIDTYIPSWTHEAQSIREKVRKKFGIEGKKVILFVGRLSDKKGPHVLIRSMKQILMRHKDAVLVIVGGKWFSDNSVDDYVRSLYKLARPYGKKIIFTKYIPNDQMPHHYLMADVFVCSSQWQEPLARVHYEAMGAGLPIITTNRGGNPEVIKHRDNGLVVKAYTKPSAFASDINYMLSNPTEAMRMAKNGRNFVVKNFTFEHVAKRLNAVYTKAYQKRAKLSSERLNGATSI, encoded by the coding sequence ATGAAACTGGCCTTAATATGTACGGAAAAGCTGCCTTCCCCTGCAATTAAAGGCGGTGCCATCCAGATTATGATTGATGGGGTAGCCCCGTTCTTGAGCAAAAAGCACCAGCTTACCATTTATTCGATTACCGACCCGAAGCTGGCCAGAAAGGGAAAGCACAACGGCATCTCTTATATTCGCTTTCCTTCAGGAAGTTTTGTCAGCAGTGTCGCCAAATCGCTGGCAGCAGAGAAGTTCGACGTAGTGCATATATTCAACCGCCCCAAGAATGCCATAATGTTCAAAAAAGCCGCCCCTCAAAGCAGGTTTGTGGTCAGCCTTCATAACGAAATGTTTGCGCCAAAAAAATTAACGCATGCTCAAGGAAAAAAAGTACTTGCCTCGGTCGACAAGATCATGACGGTAAGCAACTATATGGGACGTACTGTAACCAGGCGTTTCACTCAGGCCAAATCTTTGGTGAAGACCGTCTATTCCGGATTAAATATAGACACTTATATTCCCTCGTGGACGCATGAGGCGCAATCGATACGCGAAAAAGTCCGCAAGAAATTTGGAATTGAAGGAAAAAAGGTCATCTTGTTCGTCGGCCGTCTCAGTGACAAGAAAGGGCCGCATGTTCTCATTCGGTCGATGAAACAAATACTCATGCGGCATAAGGATGCAGTTCTGGTCATTGTCGGCGGGAAATGGTTCAGCGACAATTCGGTCGATGATTACGTTCGGAGTCTCTACAAACTTGCAAGGCCTTATGGGAAAAAAATTATTTTCACCAAATATATTCCGAATGATCAAATGCCGCACCATTACTTAATGGCTGACGTCTTCGTGTGCAGCTCGCAATGGCAGGAACCGCTTGCCCGGGTTCATTACGAAGCGATGGGAGCGGGTCTGCCCATAATTACCACGAACCGGGGAGGAAATCCGGAAGTGATTAAACACCGGGATAACGGGCTTGTCGTTAAAGCTTATACAAAACCGTCTGCTTTTGCGAGTGACATTAATTACATGCTGTCCAACCCGACTGAAGCGATGCGCATGGCCAAAAACGGGCGAAATTTTGTGGTAAAGAACTTTACTTTCGAACATGTCGCCAAACGATTAAATGCAGTGTATACGAAAGCTTACCAAAAGCGGGCCAAATTGTCATCAGAACGGTTGAATGGAGCGACATCAATATGA
- a CDS encoding NAD-dependent epimerase/dehydratase family protein produces the protein MRIIVTGAAGFIGSHLCERLLQDDRNEVIGIDGLIQPELRWIKQRNIQNLSDHPRFLNIEQNLLDFEWKKWLPDVDAVYHLAGMPGVRSSWGDDFQSYVTNNILVTQQMLEACKNAPLQALIYASTSSVYGETKEMVSEDAATSPLSPYGISKLCGEHLCRVYNKQMQIPIVILRYFTVYGPRQRSDMAFHRFIHHMLRGKPIPVHGDGTQTRDFTYIDDCVEATVSLLRYPHAAGETINIGGKERASILEVIAILEELTGQKAALQYMGEPRGEPKHTWANIAKAGKLLQYEPKISIRNGLQKELADLEDMYNL, from the coding sequence ATGAGAATTATCGTTACAGGGGCTGCCGGCTTTATTGGGTCGCACTTATGCGAGCGGCTGCTGCAGGACGACCGGAATGAAGTGATTGGAATCGATGGTCTCATACAACCGGAGCTGAGATGGATCAAGCAGAGAAATATTCAAAACTTGAGCGACCACCCTCGTTTTTTAAATATTGAACAAAATTTGCTCGATTTTGAGTGGAAGAAGTGGCTCCCTGACGTTGACGCCGTCTATCACCTGGCTGGCATGCCCGGCGTACGTTCAAGCTGGGGTGACGACTTTCAATCTTATGTGACCAACAACATCCTTGTCACCCAACAAATGCTGGAAGCTTGTAAGAATGCCCCGCTGCAAGCTCTCATTTATGCCTCGACTTCTTCCGTATATGGGGAGACGAAGGAAATGGTATCCGAAGATGCCGCCACCTCCCCTCTTTCCCCTTACGGAATCAGCAAGCTGTGCGGAGAGCATTTGTGCAGGGTTTATAACAAACAAATGCAAATTCCCATCGTCATTCTTCGCTATTTTACCGTTTACGGACCGCGACAGCGAAGCGATATGGCCTTCCATCGTTTCATTCATCATATGCTTCGGGGGAAACCGATTCCTGTTCATGGCGATGGGACCCAGACGCGGGATTTCACTTATATCGACGATTGCGTCGAGGCAACAGTCTCCCTGCTGCGATACCCCCATGCGGCGGGAGAAACGATCAACATCGGCGGAAAAGAACGAGCTTCCATTTTGGAGGTAATCGCTATTTTGGAGGAGCTTACCGGTCAAAAGGCTGCCTTGCAGTATATGGGAGAGCCTAGAGGAGAACCGAAGCACACCTGGGCCAATATCGCAAAAGCCGGAAAATTGCTGCAGTATGAACCTAAAATCAGCATAAGGAATGGTTTACAAAAAGAACTCGCCGACCTTGAAGATATGTACAATTTATGA